ATCAAGACTATCTATCATTAAATATTTATGACCCAAATTTAAAAATTAAATTTTTTGACCTTTTGGAAGAACTTTTATCAGATGGTGTTATTGAATTATGCGATTATCGTGAAAATCCTCCAAAAATATTAACCGGTTCGCCAAAAACACAAGTAGATGAATTAAGAAAAATTTGGCCGGATATGGAAGAGATGTTGCTATATTTTCCAGATAATCCTTGGTTTTATGTAGAACATTTTTGGTGGGGAGCAACATGTCCTATTGAACTGACACAATTGCCTAAAATAGAAATTTACGAAGAACAAATGAAACAAGGTAAGTAAGCGTATTAGTATAAAATATAATCATATATAACAAAATTAATCAGTTAACGGCCCATTATATTTTAACCTTAATCCCATTCGGGCCAGTTCTGCTTCATTTGGAATTCCTCTTAAATACTTATTGTTTGATGTGCCATTAATCACAATTTCTCCCCCTTTTTTTGTAATACGTGCTGCTTCAAGAAGATAATCCATTAACCGCTCAACATCCCGCCTCTTCCAAAACCGCGCGCGCGGCCAAATCCGCCGTATCTTTTTTCAACAGCAGGTGCAACACCCTGAAATCCTGTTGCAGCGCGGCAACCTTATCGGGGTATTCGT
Above is a window of Neisseria sp. Marseille-Q6792 DNA encoding:
- a CDS encoding DUF596 domain-containing protein, yielding MKGLDKYILFKDCETLGELFRIYQDYLSLNIYDPNLKIKFFDLLEELLSDGVIELCDYRENPPKILTGSPKTQVDELRKIWPDMEEMLLYFPDNPWFYVEHFWWGATCPIELTQLPKIEIYEEQMKQGK